The proteins below come from a single Lodderomyces elongisporus chromosome 3, complete sequence genomic window:
- the DXO1 gene encoding RAI1 like PD-(D/E)XK nuclease — translation MMQQQPLSFFREILKSENTIQNSSNGSDNISDTPLLTSSEIFNEEPEEICHYTKTSHQLKYNDISGLSVIKIRIDNNNRTSHSHSTKKNRTRKNRTKKKANANACPNRNEKGPPTIGADLKKGFNSNYTRPSQMEIYSLDDVLGSIQYSVANKLLSMTDLKFITTRRHLSKLMGILLDNQPVAFNVIYWKGLIFFVYDWRFKDEINAESSHGDDQENDHQNNHQNNHQNNHQNNHQNNHQNNHQSNHQSVNHSLVETEARSADNIRRLELLQYCGFKFEEIITTSQTSTTSSVFSKFYTVVKHKVNGIPVVYTAEVDCAVDNVPGLANYVELKTHSILSDDKAKTINKFSRKLMALYCQNKFISCKNSVIGFRSADCKLASMKTYSERDLVNTLRASPIPFGNGYSFNTKHIFHWYRHVLHWLSTMDDDNDNNKDNPRVFKLCFQRTREFVDSSLVLKPVSESESSTILNTFVPKWFQDFINTTPS, via the coding sequence ATgatgcaacaacaaccactttctttctttcgaGAGATTTTGAAATCCGAGAACACTATACAAAATAGTAGTAATGGCAGTGACAATATTTCTGATACGCCATTGTTGACTTCAAGTGAGATTTTCAATGAAGAACCTGAGGAGATCTGTCACTACACCAAAACATCGCACCAATTGAAATATAACGACATTAGTGGGCTCAGTGTAATCAAAATACGCATtgataataacaatagaaCATCACACCTGCATctgacaaagaaaaatagaacaaggaaaaataggacaaagaagaaagctAATGCAAATGCTTGTCCAAACAGAAATGAAAAGGGTCCGCCCACTATTGGTGCAGATTTGAAGAAGGGATTCAACAGTAATTATACTAGACCGTCTCAAATGGAAATATATCTGCTCGATGATGTGCTCGGAAGTATTCAGTACCTGGTTGCTAATAAGCTTCTACTGATGACTGACTTGAAGTTCATCACTACACGACGACACCTATCAAAGTTGATGGGCATTTTACTCGATAACCAACCGGTAGCATTCAATGTTATTTACTGGAAGGGTTTGATCTTCTTTGTTTACGATTGGAGATTTAAAGATGAAATAAACGCAGAAAGTAGTCATGGAGATGATCAAGAAAACGATCATCAAAATAACCACCAAAATAACCACCAAAATAACCACCAAAATAATCACCAAAATAATCATCAAAATAACCACCAAAGCAATCATCAAAGTGTTAATCACAGCCTTGTTGAAACAGAAGCACGAAGTGCTGACAATATTCGACGTCTAGAGTTGTTGCAGTATTGCGGATTTAAGTTCGAAGAAATTATAACCACTTCTCAAACTCTGACTACTTCATCTGTATTCTCAAAGTTCTACACAGTAGTAAAACACAAAGTCAACGGCATTCCCGTGGTATACACCGCAGAAGTTGACTGTGCTGTAGACAATGTGCCAGGCCTAGCCAACTACGTTGAACTAAAGACACACTCAATTCTACTGGATGATAAAGCAAAGACCATTAACAAGTTTCTGCGTAAATTGATGGCTTTGTACTGTCAGAATAAATTCATATCATGCAAAAATTCTGTTATTGGGTTTAGATCTGCCGATTGCAAATTGGCTTCGATGAAAACGTATTCAGAGCGTGACTTGGTGAATACGTTAAGAGCATCACCGATACCTTTTGGAAACGGTTATTCATTTAATACAAAGCATATTTTCCATTGGTATAGACATGTGTTACATTGGTTATCTACGATGGATGACGATaatgacaacaacaaagataaTCCTCGGGTTTTTAAATTATGCTTtcaaagaacaagagaGTTTGTGGACTCGAGTTTAGTTTTGAAACCTGTGCTGGAAAGCGAATCCAGTACAATTCTCAACACTTTTGTCCCAAAGTGGTTTCAAGATTTTATAAACACTACTCCGCTGTGA
- the MRPL44 gene encoding 39S ribosomal protein L44, mitochondrial, with protein sequence MITKYFANVSVKFNPFSPAAKSSRLFLARVPASAKLNYKILDKETDIPEIKVEFKDKHVMTANPAEMSLEELKEHFNSHSRRLSIKDAIME encoded by the coding sequence ATGATTACTAAATACTTTGCAAATGTGCTGGTGAAATTCAACCCGTTCTCACCTGCGGCAAAAAGTTCAAGATTATTCCTAGCTAGAGTACCAGCAAGTGCAAAATTAAACTACAAGATCTTGGATAAAGAAACTGACATACCTGAAATCAAAGTCGAGTTTAAAGATAAACATGTCATGACTGCTAACCCAGCAGAGATGAGCCTAGAAGAGCTTAAGGAACATTTTAATAGTCATTCGAGGAGGTTATCGATTAAGGATGCTATTATGGAATAA
- the FDH1_3 gene encoding formate dehydrogenase (NAD+) — MGKPKVLLVLYAGGEHAKQEKKLLGAIENELGLRQFIEDHGYDLVATTDKEGENSAFDKNLEDAEVVITTPFYPAYLTKERIEKAPKLKIAITAGVGSDHVNLDAANARDISVLEVTGSNVQSVAEHAVMTMLVLIRNYNIGHLQAESGGWDVAAVAKEEFDLEGKVIATVGAGRIGYRILERLVPFNPKKLLYYDYQPLPAAAEEKLNKASQLYNDVDTIVEKVDQLEDLVAEADIVTINCPLHEKTKGLFDKALISRMKKGSYLVNTARGAICDADAVVDALSSGHLAGYGGDVWNVQPAPKDHPWRKMHNPYGPEYGNAMTIHVSGTSLDAQARYAEGVKQILTQYFDKTYNYRPQDIICIDGDYATKAYGQRAKKEQTEAGNVYK, encoded by the coding sequence ATGGGTAAGCCAAAGGTTTTATTAGTTCTTTACGCTGGTGGTGAGCATgccaaacaagaaaagaaattgttggGTGCAATTGAGAATGAGTTGGGCCTTCGTCAATTTATTGAGGACCATGGCTACGACTTGGTTGCAACAACCGACAAAGAAGGTGAAAACTCGGCTTTTGACAAGAACTTGGAAGATGCAGAGGTTGTTATTACCACGCCATTTTATCCAGCTTATCTTACCAAGGAGAGAATCGAAAAAGCACCTAAATTGAAGATTGCCATTACCGCTGGTGTTGGTTCCGACCATGTCAACTTGGATGCTGCTAATGCCAGAGATATTTCAGTTTTGGAGGTTACTGGTTCCAACGTCCAGTCGGTTGCAGAGCATGCTGTTATGACCATGCTTGTGTTGATTAGAAACTACAACATTGGCCACTTGCAAGCAGAAAGTGGTGGCTGGGATGTCGCAGCAGTTGCCAAGGAGGAGTTTGATCTTGAAGGTAAGGTGATTGCAACTGTTGGTGCTGGTAGAATTGGTTACAGAATTTTGGAAAGATTAGTCCCATTCAACCCAAAGAAATTATTGTACTATGACTACCAACCTTTGCCCGCTGCTGCTGAAGAAAAGTTGAACAAGGCTTCCCAATTGTACAATGACGTTGACActattgttgaaaaagttgacCAATTGGAAGACTTGGTTGCTGAGGCTGATATCGTGACTATCAACTGCCCATTGCACGAAAAAACCAAAGGTTTGTTTGACAAGGCCTTGATTTCGAGAATGAAGAAAGGTTCATACTTGGTCAACACCGCTAGAGGCGCCATTTGTGATGCCGATGCAGTTGTTGATGCATTGTCCTCTGGCCACCTTGCCGGATACGGTGGTGATGTTTGGAATGTGCAACCAGCTCCAAAGGACCATCCATGGAGAAAGATGCACAACCCATACGGTCCAGAGTATGGTAATGCAATGACCATCCACGTTTCCGGTACCTCATTAGATGCCCAAGCCAGATACGCTGAAGGGGTAAAGCAAATCTTGACTCAATACTTTGACAAGACTTACAACTACAGACCACAAGATATCATCTGTATTGACGGTGACTATGCAACTAAAGCTTATGGTCAACGTGCTAAGAAGGAGCAAACAGAGGCTGGAAATGTTTATAAGTAA